A part of Caloramator mitchellensis genomic DNA contains:
- the mnmG gene encoding tRNA uridine-5-carboxymethylaminomethyl(34) synthesis enzyme MnmG, whose protein sequence is MYNAGKYDVVVIGAGHAGCEAALASARLGCKTLIVTLNLDSIALMPCNPAIGGTAKGHLVREVDALGGQMGINIDRTYIQSRMLNTSKGPAVHSLRAQADKKKYQFTMKKTLEEQENLYIKQDEVIGIEVEDGKVKGIKTKNGAFFECSAIVVTTGTYLKGRIFIGEVNYSGGPNGLFPANELSQSLLDLGITLRRFKTGTPARIHKRSVDFSKMIIQPGDENVVPFSFMSGDISREQVPCYLTYTSEKTHEIIRENMHRSPLFTGDIEGVGPRYCPSIEDKVTKFPDKERHQIFIEPEGEDTDELYVQGMSSSLPEDVQIQVYRSIPGLENCEVLRTAYAIEYDCIDPTQLKLSLELKNIEGLFFAGQVNGTSGYEEAAAQGIIAGINAAQKVKGREPLILDRSDAYIGVLIDDLVTKGTNEPYRMMTSRAEYRLLLRQDNADLRLTQKGYEVGLVTEERYQKYLNRKENIEKEIERLKKYVVSPSDENNEVLRNIGSSEIKSGVTLYELLKRPEVTYENIKDLDKERPNLSKDVTEEVEIEIKYEGYIKKQIEQVEQFKKLEQKKIPPYINYEDVPSLRIEAKQKLSKIRPENIGQASRISGVSPADISVLLVYLEQIRRKGEK, encoded by the coding sequence ATGTATAATGCAGGAAAATATGATGTAGTAGTTATAGGAGCAGGCCATGCAGGCTGCGAAGCTGCCCTTGCATCAGCAAGGCTTGGATGCAAAACATTGATAGTAACACTAAACCTTGACAGCATTGCACTTATGCCCTGCAACCCTGCAATTGGAGGAACTGCAAAGGGACATCTTGTAAGGGAAGTTGACGCACTTGGTGGACAGATGGGAATAAATATTGACAGAACATATATACAATCGAGGATGCTAAATACGTCTAAGGGACCAGCTGTTCACTCATTGAGGGCACAGGCAGATAAGAAAAAATACCAGTTTACAATGAAAAAAACGCTAGAAGAGCAGGAAAATCTGTATATAAAACAGGATGAAGTAATAGGAATAGAAGTTGAAGACGGAAAAGTTAAAGGTATTAAGACTAAGAATGGTGCGTTTTTTGAATGCAGTGCAATTGTTGTAACTACAGGAACATATCTTAAGGGAAGAATATTCATAGGGGAAGTGAACTACAGCGGCGGGCCAAACGGGCTTTTCCCTGCAAATGAATTATCTCAGAGCCTTTTGGATTTAGGTATAACTTTAAGAAGGTTCAAAACAGGAACTCCAGCAAGAATACATAAAAGGTCAGTTGATTTTTCAAAGATGATAATACAACCTGGAGATGAAAATGTTGTTCCATTTTCATTTATGTCGGGGGATATATCAAGGGAACAAGTTCCATGTTATCTAACATATACTTCAGAAAAAACGCATGAGATAATAAGAGAAAATATGCACAGGTCACCACTATTTACAGGGGATATTGAGGGAGTCGGACCAAGATATTGCCCTTCAATTGAAGATAAGGTTACAAAATTTCCGGATAAGGAAAGACATCAGATTTTTATTGAACCTGAGGGAGAAGACACTGACGAGTTATATGTTCAGGGAATGTCAAGCTCGTTGCCTGAGGATGTTCAGATACAAGTATACAGGTCAATTCCTGGGCTTGAAAATTGCGAAGTTTTAAGAACTGCCTACGCAATAGAATATGACTGCATTGACCCAACACAATTAAAACTTAGCTTGGAGCTTAAAAATATTGAGGGTTTATTCTTTGCAGGACAGGTAAACGGAACATCAGGGTATGAAGAAGCAGCAGCACAGGGAATAATAGCAGGTATCAACGCAGCACAGAAGGTAAAAGGAAGGGAGCCACTGATACTTGATAGGTCAGATGCATACATTGGAGTATTGATAGATGATTTAGTTACAAAGGGGACCAATGAACCATATAGAATGATGACAAGCAGAGCAGAATATAGATTACTTTTAAGGCAGGATAATGCAGATTTAAGATTAACTCAAAAAGGTTATGAAGTTGGACTTGTAACTGAAGAAAGATACCAGAAATACCTAAATAGAAAAGAAAATATAGAGAAGGAAATTGAAAGGCTTAAAAAATATGTAGTATCTCCTTCTGATGAAAACAACGAAGTGCTAAGAAACATAGGAAGCTCTGAAATAAAAAGCGGAGTTACATTATACGAATTATTAAAAAGACCTGAAGTGACATACGAAAATATAAAGGATTTAGATAAGGAAAGACCAAATCTTTCAAAGGATGTGACCGAAGAGGTTGAAATTGAAATTAAATACGAAGGATATATCAAAAAACAAATTGAGCAGGTTGAGCAGTTTAAAAAGCTCGAGCAAAAGAAAATTCCACCATATATAAACTATGAGGATGTCCCAAGTTTAAGAATTGAGGCAAAGCAAAAACTTTCAAAGATAAGGCCTGAGAACATTGGGCAGGCCTCAAGAATATCAGGGGTATCTCCTGCTGATATTTCTGTATTGCTTGTTTATTTAGAACAAATAAGAAGAAAAGGTGAAAAATGA